The proteins below come from a single Parageobacillus toebii NBRC 107807 genomic window:
- a CDS encoding inorganic phosphate transporter: MDMIFLLTALIVIFALAFDFINGFHDTANAIATSVSTRALAPRQAIILAATMNFIGALTFTGVAKTITKDIVDPFALENGSVVILAALTAAIAWNLITWYYGIPSSSSHALIGSVAGAAISAAGFDILHYEGFLKIMESLVISPFLALGVGFVMMTLFRFIFKNANLSRTTKGFRMFQVVTASLQAYTHGTNDAQKAMGIITMALIAAGYHTSTDIPEWVRISAATAMGLGTAVGGWKIIKTVGGKIMKIRPINGAAADLSSALIIFGATTIHLPVSTTHVISSAIMGVGAAQRVKGVKWGVAQRIVLTWIITLPVSALIAGFVYQIFRLFF, translated from the coding sequence ATGGATATGATATTTTTACTTACGGCTCTTATTGTCATTTTTGCGTTGGCATTTGATTTTATTAACGGGTTTCATGATACTGCCAATGCCATTGCAACATCGGTATCAACAAGAGCATTAGCGCCACGACAAGCGATTATTTTAGCGGCGACAATGAACTTTATTGGCGCATTGACATTTACTGGTGTTGCAAAAACGATTACGAAAGATATTGTTGATCCATTCGCACTCGAGAACGGTTCCGTCGTCATTTTAGCGGCATTGACAGCAGCCATTGCGTGGAATTTAATTACGTGGTATTACGGAATTCCAAGCAGTTCTTCGCATGCGTTGATTGGTTCGGTTGCAGGCGCGGCGATTTCTGCAGCAGGGTTTGATATTTTGCATTATGAAGGATTTTTGAAAATTATGGAGTCTCTTGTGATTTCTCCTTTCCTTGCTTTGGGAGTCGGCTTTGTGATGATGACTCTATTCCGTTTCATATTTAAAAATGCCAATTTGTCACGCACGACAAAAGGGTTCCGTATGTTTCAGGTCGTGACAGCCTCGTTACAAGCATATACACACGGAACAAACGATGCCCAAAAAGCAATGGGGATTATCACAATGGCACTGATTGCCGCTGGCTATCATACATCGACAGATATTCCGGAATGGGTTAGAATCTCTGCAGCGACGGCCATGGGGCTTGGAACCGCAGTAGGTGGATGGAAAATTATTAAAACGGTTGGGGGAAAAATTATGAAAATCCGCCCAATCAACGGGGCGGCGGCAGATTTATCGTCCGCTCTGATCATTTTTGGCGCCACCACGATTCACTTGCCTGTTAGTACGACCCATGTTATTTCTTCCGCAATCATGGGGGTTGGTGCGGCACAACGCGTTAAAGGCGTTAAATGGGGTGTGGCGCAGCGCATTGTATTAACATGGATTATTACGTTGCCTGTTTCTGCACTTATTGCTGGATTTGTCTATCAAATCTTTAGATTGTTTTTTTAA
- a CDS encoding DUF47 domain-containing protein: MIFSPKKDVFFDLLFTISENVKEAAQYFVEYKIRNVSDLKEFARVMKEYERKGDSYIHELVVELNKTFITPIEREDIHQLAMKMDDVLDGLEQCSARFEMFSFTEIDDHMVQFFNNIYQSTIEIVNALKLLSQKKLLDMRTHAIKIKDYETKCDEILRASIKNLFVEQKDPIKIIQYKELYEMLEEIADSCEDVANTIETIIMRNA, translated from the coding sequence ATGATTTTTTCACCAAAAAAAGATGTCTTTTTTGATTTATTATTTACGATTTCCGAAAATGTGAAAGAAGCGGCGCAATATTTTGTCGAGTATAAAATCCGTAATGTCAGCGATTTGAAAGAATTTGCGCGTGTGATGAAAGAATATGAGCGCAAGGGCGACTCCTATATTCATGAGCTTGTTGTCGAATTAAATAAAACGTTTATTACGCCAATTGAGCGCGAAGACATTCACCAATTAGCAATGAAGATGGACGATGTGTTAGATGGGCTAGAACAATGTTCCGCCCGCTTCGAAATGTTTTCATTTACGGAAATTGATGATCATATGGTGCAATTTTTTAATAATATTTATCAAAGCACGATTGAAATTGTTAATGCACTTAAATTGTTGTCTCAGAAAAAGCTTCTCGATATGCGGACACATGCCATTAAAATTAAGGATTATGAGACAAAATGCGATGAAATTTTACGTGCTTCGATCAAAAATTTATTTGTAGAGCAAAAAGACCCGATTAAGATCATTCAATATAAAGAACTATATGAAATGTTAGAGGAAATTGCGGATAGTTGTGAGGATGTGGCGAATACGATTGAAACAATCATCATGCGTAACGCATAA
- a CDS encoding leucyl aminopeptidase — MFTIKQQLSLDTTHEVLVVGMFEKNQPLDGIIAECDRRLGGQVSVLLKEGDISAKKKQISKVHTLNQAGVKRLYFVGLGKEEALTFDLLREAFGKLFKTLKQAKRTEAAIALDTFVTKDIDANDAAHALSEAYYLATYEFPGYKQKKNEPEKRIESITIYTEADQAEIEASVFVGSVYGKATNSARTLVNTPSNLLTAADLANYAVELANKYEFEYEILEKDDMEKLGMGAFLAVNQGSKNPPKMIVLKYQGKETWENVIGLVGKGVTFDTGGYSLKPRESMVDMKTDMAGAAAVLGTMEIIGELRPEQNVVAVIPATDNMISGEAFKPDDVITSMSGKTIEVKNTDAEGRLILADAITYAKHHGASYLIDVATLTGGVIVALGVHTTGAMTNNEALFEQVLEASAETGEFIWRLPITEKDKERVRSSKIADLNNSPGREGHAIMGGAFLGEFAEDTPWVHLDIAGTSVTSKEHDLGPSGATGVMVRTLATLVERFE, encoded by the coding sequence ATGTTTACCATTAAACAGCAGCTGTCCCTTGATACAACGCATGAAGTGCTAGTGGTTGGGATGTTTGAAAAAAATCAGCCGTTAGACGGAATTATTGCCGAATGTGATCGCCGCCTTGGCGGACAAGTATCGGTTTTGTTGAAAGAAGGGGATATTTCCGCCAAGAAAAAGCAAATTTCCAAAGTACATACTCTCAATCAAGCGGGAGTAAAACGACTTTATTTTGTCGGATTAGGAAAAGAAGAAGCGTTGACATTTGATTTATTGAGAGAAGCGTTTGGCAAGCTGTTTAAAACATTAAAACAAGCAAAACGAACGGAAGCGGCAATCGCTTTAGATACGTTTGTAACAAAAGATATTGACGCAAATGATGCGGCACATGCGCTTTCGGAAGCTTATTACCTTGCGACATACGAATTTCCTGGATATAAACAAAAAAAGAACGAACCAGAAAAGCGGATCGAATCAATTACGATTTACACAGAAGCCGATCAAGCAGAAATCGAAGCAAGCGTGTTTGTCGGCTCCGTATACGGAAAAGCGACAAACTCGGCGCGCACGTTGGTCAATACGCCTAGCAACTTATTAACCGCGGCAGATTTAGCGAATTACGCAGTGGAATTAGCAAACAAATATGAGTTTGAATATGAAATTCTGGAAAAAGACGATATGGAAAAGCTCGGAATGGGAGCGTTTCTCGCTGTGAACCAAGGCTCCAAAAATCCGCCAAAAATGATCGTCCTCAAATACCAAGGGAAAGAAACGTGGGAAAACGTCATCGGGCTTGTCGGAAAAGGAGTGACGTTTGATACTGGCGGCTACTCCCTTAAACCACGTGAAAGCATGGTCGATATGAAAACAGATATGGCTGGTGCGGCGGCAGTGCTTGGCACGATGGAAATTATCGGGGAGCTTCGCCCAGAACAAAATGTTGTTGCTGTCATTCCGGCTACTGACAATATGATTAGCGGTGAAGCGTTTAAACCGGACGATGTGATTACATCGATGAGCGGAAAAACGATTGAAGTAAAAAATACCGATGCAGAAGGCCGTCTTATTTTAGCAGATGCCATTACATATGCGAAACATCATGGCGCCAGCTATTTAATTGATGTCGCGACGCTAACGGGCGGTGTCATTGTAGCGCTTGGCGTTCATACAACGGGTGCGATGACCAATAACGAAGCGTTATTTGAGCAAGTGTTAGAAGCGTCTGCGGAAACAGGGGAGTTTATTTGGCGCTTGCCAATTACGGAAAAGGATAAGGAACGTGTACGCAGCAGTAAAATTGCAGACCTTAATAATTCACCAGGACGAGAAGGACATGCGATTATGGGCGGTGCGTTTCTCGGTGAATTTGCGGAAGATACACCGTGGGTTCATCTTGATATTGCGGGAACATCCGTTACTTCGAAAGAGCATGATCTCGGACCGTCTGGAGCTACTGGGGTAATGGTTCGCACGCTTGCGACGTTGGTGGAGCGATTCGAATAA
- a CDS encoding cobalamin-binding protein, protein MRLISLCPSNTELLAYLDMHDHLIAVDNHSDWPSSVCHLPRVGPDLNIDMEKVEAMKPDLVLASLSVPGMERNVQELQKRNIPHIVFAPNSLHDIADDLLRLGETLGQKETAQAVVRRYHSFIEKYRQLSANIKHPARLYWEWWPRPIFTPGKTNWLTEISQLAGATNIFADIEQANVQTNWDEVIKRNPSHICLVWVGVQTKKMNKDAVKNRLDAEKVDAILTERIYLLEESLYCRPSPRLLLGLKKLAALLHPSVFPPYDGIDPLLTK, encoded by the coding sequence ATGAGACTTATTTCGCTTTGTCCAAGCAACACGGAATTGCTCGCTTATTTAGATATGCACGACCACCTTATTGCCGTAGACAATCATTCCGATTGGCCATCTTCCGTATGCCATCTCCCGAGAGTCGGTCCCGACTTAAATATCGATATGGAAAAGGTAGAAGCAATGAAACCGGATTTAGTGCTTGCTTCTTTAAGCGTTCCAGGTATGGAACGAAACGTACAAGAACTGCAGAAACGGAACATTCCCCACATCGTTTTTGCGCCAAATTCATTGCACGATATTGCAGATGATTTGCTCCGTCTCGGTGAAACACTTGGCCAAAAAGAAACGGCACAAGCCGTCGTTCGCCGCTATCACTCGTTTATAGAGAAATATCGCCAGCTGTCCGCGAATATTAAGCATCCTGCGCGGCTGTATTGGGAGTGGTGGCCAAGGCCGATTTTTACACCTGGTAAAACAAATTGGCTAACAGAAATTAGCCAACTAGCCGGGGCAACGAATATTTTTGCCGATATCGAGCAAGCAAACGTGCAAACCAACTGGGATGAGGTGATAAAGCGAAATCCTTCTCATATTTGCCTCGTCTGGGTTGGCGTGCAGACAAAAAAAATGAATAAAGATGCTGTCAAAAATAGACTTGATGCAGAGAAAGTGGACGCTATCCTTACAGAGAGAATTTACTTGCTCGAAGAATCGTTATATTGCCGTCCTTCTCCGCGGCTTTTGCTTGGTCTAAAAAAACTTGCCGCCTTGTTGCATCCGTCTGTTTTTCCACCTTATGACGGGATTGATCCATTGTTAACAAAATAA
- a CDS encoding 3D domain-containing protein, whose product MVLLKNIIRRITMSLLFVMALLATLQSISGVEAKTISNSLYDASLFFYTDDHFFDIWNKGQYVAIDKQWKRYEKQNKPQISSKKAINQSLRLEEAFDWSKYPSMVVVATGYTAGVESTGKTPDHPEYGITYSGVRVKRDLYSTIAADLNIFPIGTILFIPGYGYGVVADKGGAIKGNRLDLYYDTVEDVYKYWGKKKVQVYIVKKGDGKLSEEELKRLNEDETMQVFRQQYLQSKS is encoded by the coding sequence ATGGTTCTTCTAAAAAATATAATAAGAAGAATAACCATGTCATTATTGTTTGTAATGGCGCTACTAGCGACATTACAATCGATTTCAGGTGTCGAAGCGAAAACGATTTCTAACAGTTTGTATGATGCATCATTATTTTTCTACACAGATGACCATTTTTTTGACATATGGAATAAAGGACAATATGTTGCGATAGATAAACAGTGGAAGCGTTACGAGAAACAGAACAAACCGCAAATTTCTTCGAAAAAGGCCATTAATCAATCGCTTCGTCTTGAGGAAGCGTTTGATTGGTCAAAATATCCATCCATGGTTGTTGTGGCGACAGGATATACGGCAGGAGTAGAGTCAACAGGAAAAACACCAGATCATCCGGAATATGGGATTACCTATTCCGGGGTGCGTGTGAAACGAGACTTATATTCAACCATTGCTGCGGATTTAAATATATTCCCGATCGGTACGATTCTTTTTATCCCTGGATATGGATATGGGGTTGTGGCCGATAAAGGAGGAGCGATTAAAGGAAACCGCCTTGATTTGTATTATGATACGGTCGAGGATGTGTATAAATATTGGGGGAAAAAGAAAGTACAAGTGTATATTGTGAAAAAGGGCGATGGGAAGCTTTCCGAAGAAGAGTTAAAACGACTAAATGAAGATGAAACAATGCAAGTGTTTAGGCAACAGTATTTACAATCGAAAAGCTAA
- a CDS encoding YuiB family protein, with amino-acid sequence MQMSLPVVLISMLLFFVLFFGIGFLLNMLLRMTWIMTILCPFVFMFIIDDIPWTQYFTDPQASFIALKRKVLSLAPADILILSSGFAGALCAGFVIRTLRAKGYQMF; translated from the coding sequence ATGCAAATGAGCTTGCCTGTTGTACTAATTTCCATGCTTTTATTTTTTGTTTTATTTTTCGGCATTGGCTTTTTATTAAATATGTTGTTGCGTATGACTTGGATTATGACCATTTTATGCCCGTTTGTATTTATGTTTATTATCGATGATATTCCGTGGACGCAATATTTTACAGATCCACAAGCTTCTTTTATAGCGTTAAAGCGTAAAGTATTGTCGCTGGCTCCTGCTGATATTTTAATTTTATCTAGCGGATTTGCCGGTGCGCTTTGCGCTGGATTTGTCATTCGCACGTTGCGTGCGAAGGGATATCAAATGTTTTAA
- a CDS encoding YuiA family protein: protein MKHTEQTICPYCEGNGYVQLLLGGSETCYGCSGKGTEQKK from the coding sequence ATGAAACATACAGAACAAACGATATGTCCATATTGCGAAGGGAACGGATACGTACAACTTTTGCTAGGTGGCTCGGAAACTTGTTATGGATGTTCAGGAAAAGGAACCGAACAAAAGAAGTAA
- a CDS encoding NUDIX domain-containing protein, protein MGEKRGNVWIAAAGLVVNEADEWLVVKKKYGGLKGKWSLPAGFVQPGEMIDEAAIREIKEETGIDAEIVGFLGMRTGVIRGEISDNMAIFLLRALSHTITVQTDELFTAEFLSKQRLREDRHTSRLLRYLLQLEPFHYFPAHDGLNPGEPFGYTKYSLYFKNSKY, encoded by the coding sequence ATGGGAGAGAAACGCGGCAATGTATGGATTGCAGCGGCAGGATTAGTTGTTAATGAGGCGGATGAATGGCTTGTTGTAAAGAAAAAATATGGGGGATTGAAAGGAAAATGGTCGCTTCCAGCAGGATTTGTACAACCGGGGGAAATGATCGATGAAGCGGCAATTCGTGAAATTAAAGAAGAAACAGGAATTGATGCGGAAATTGTTGGATTTCTCGGAATGCGTACAGGGGTGATTCGCGGTGAAATTAGTGATAATATGGCGATATTTTTACTTCGTGCTCTTTCACATACGATTACTGTGCAAACCGATGAATTGTTCACGGCTGAATTTTTAAGCAAGCAAAGATTGCGAGAAGATCGACATACATCTCGGTTATTGCGATATTTATTGCAATTAGAACCATTTCACTATTTTCCGGCTCATGACGGACTCAATCCCGGGGAACCGTTTGGATACACAAAATATAGTTTATATTTCAAAAATTCGAAATATTAA
- a CDS encoding NAD(P)/FAD-dependent oxidoreductase, with translation MKKPNVVILGAGYGGLMTTVRLQELVGINEASITLVNKNDYHYETTWLHEASAGTLHHDRVRYPISDVIDRNKVKFVQDTVVKILPDEKKVLMKNGELTYDYLVIALGFESETFGIKGLKEYAFSIANVNAARQIREHIEYQFATYSTEEEKRDERLTIVVGGAGFTGIEFLGELVNRVPELCREYDIDPHKVRIICVEAAPTALPGFDPELVEYAVNQLERKGVEFKIGTAIKECTPEGIIVAKGDDIEEIKAGTVVWAAGVRGSHVIDESGFEAMRGRIKVDPFLRVPGHEDIFVVGDCSLVINEETNRPYPPTAQIAMQEGELCAKNLAALIRQQGELQPFRPNIKGTVCSLGHDDAIGVVFGKKMWGTKASFMKKMIDNRALYLIGGPSLVMKKGKFKFF, from the coding sequence TTGAAAAAACCAAATGTCGTCATTTTAGGTGCTGGTTATGGCGGTTTAATGACAACAGTACGTTTGCAAGAGCTTGTTGGGATCAATGAGGCGAGCATTACACTCGTGAACAAAAACGACTACCATTATGAAACAACGTGGCTTCACGAAGCATCAGCCGGTACATTGCATCATGACCGAGTTCGTTATCCAATTAGCGATGTGATTGATCGCAATAAGGTAAAATTTGTGCAAGACACGGTTGTCAAAATACTTCCTGATGAAAAGAAAGTGTTAATGAAAAATGGCGAACTTACTTATGATTATTTAGTTATTGCTCTTGGATTTGAATCGGAGACGTTTGGAATTAAAGGGCTAAAAGAGTACGCTTTTTCTATTGCAAACGTGAATGCAGCGCGGCAAATTCGTGAACATATTGAGTATCAATTTGCTACGTATAGCACGGAAGAAGAAAAACGGGATGAACGTCTAACGATTGTCGTTGGTGGTGCTGGATTTACAGGTATTGAGTTTTTAGGCGAATTGGTAAACCGCGTTCCTGAATTATGCCGCGAGTATGATATTGACCCGCATAAAGTTCGTATTATTTGTGTAGAGGCAGCGCCGACAGCGCTTCCAGGTTTTGATCCGGAACTGGTTGAATATGCGGTTAACCAATTAGAGCGTAAAGGCGTTGAATTTAAAATCGGCACTGCCATTAAAGAATGTACACCAGAAGGAATTATCGTAGCGAAAGGAGACGACATCGAAGAGATTAAAGCAGGCACAGTCGTATGGGCCGCTGGTGTACGCGGAAGCCATGTAATCGATGAGTCTGGCTTTGAAGCGATGCGCGGTCGTATTAAAGTGGACCCATTCTTGCGCGTTCCAGGACACGAAGATATTTTTGTCGTTGGTGACTGTTCGTTAGTGATTAATGAAGAAACTAATCGTCCATATCCACCAACAGCACAAATCGCGATGCAAGAAGGAGAATTATGTGCGAAAAACCTTGCTGCGTTAATCCGTCAGCAAGGAGAATTGCAACCATTCCGACCAAATATTAAAGGAACGGTTTGTTCCCTTGGCCATGACGATGCTATTGGGGTTGTATTTGGCAAGAAAATGTGGGGAACAAAAGCAAGCTTTATGAAAAAAATGATCGACAACCGTGCTCTTTATTTAATTGGCGGTCCTTCACTTGTGATGAAAAAAGGAAAATTCAAGTTCTTCTAA
- a CDS encoding NAD(P)/FAD-dependent oxidoreductase — translation MKEDQKIYDVTIIGGGPVGLFAAFYGGLRQMSVKIIESLPQLGGQLSALYPEKYIYDVAGFPKVRAQELIDHLKEQMEKFSPTVCLDQSVEMLEKLEDGTFKLTTNKEIHYSKTVVITAGNGAFQPRRLELENATQYEGKNLYYFINDLNQFKGQKVLVCGGGDSAVDWSLMLEPIAEKVTIVHRRDKFRAHEHSVETLMNSTVNVKTPFVPVELIGDEKGIRQVVIEHVKDGLRETIEIDALIVNYGFISSLGPIKNWGLEIEKNSIKVNSKMETNIPGVYAAGDICTYEGKIKLIACGFGEAPIAISSAKTYIDPTARMQPAHSTSLF, via the coding sequence ATGAAAGAAGACCAAAAAATATATGATGTTACCATTATAGGAGGCGGACCGGTCGGGCTGTTTGCCGCTTTTTACGGGGGATTAAGGCAGATGAGCGTAAAAATTATCGAAAGCTTGCCGCAATTAGGAGGACAACTGTCTGCTCTTTATCCTGAAAAATACATATATGATGTTGCTGGATTTCCTAAAGTACGCGCTCAAGAATTGATTGATCATTTAAAAGAACAAATGGAGAAATTTTCACCAACTGTTTGTCTTGATCAATCAGTGGAAATGTTAGAAAAATTGGAAGATGGAACATTTAAATTAACGACAAACAAAGAAATACATTATTCCAAAACTGTTGTTATTACCGCAGGAAACGGCGCCTTCCAGCCTCGACGCCTTGAATTAGAAAATGCAACGCAATATGAAGGAAAAAATTTATACTACTTCATTAATGATTTAAATCAATTTAAAGGGCAAAAAGTACTCGTTTGCGGCGGCGGAGATTCCGCTGTGGACTGGTCGCTTATGCTAGAACCAATCGCTGAAAAAGTGACGATTGTACATCGACGCGATAAATTCCGCGCTCATGAACATAGTGTGGAAACATTGATGAATTCCACAGTCAATGTGAAAACTCCATTTGTCCCTGTGGAGTTAATCGGTGACGAAAAGGGCATTCGCCAAGTTGTCATCGAACATGTGAAAGACGGTCTGCGCGAAACGATTGAAATCGATGCACTGATTGTGAACTATGGCTTTATTTCCTCGCTTGGGCCAATTAAAAACTGGGGACTTGAAATTGAGAAAAACTCCATAAAGGTTAACTCCAAAATGGAAACAAATATTCCTGGCGTTTACGCTGCTGGCGATATATGCACATATGAAGGAAAAATAAAACTCATTGCTTGCGGATTCGGCGAAGCGCCGATCGCAATCAGCAGCGCAAAAACGTATATCGACCCAACAGCGAGAATGCAGCCGGCTCATTCCACTTCGTTGTTCTAA
- a CDS encoding CAP domain-containing protein: MIKKVTGFFAVSALVMGLTACNIMDKDRNDNNDNKNMNISASYTSIPSNKYPHTRAVLIQEAKYKFVEVDPKQAAEWQARLQQQLNQQRRQYTLPPNQLQTPTQWQQTQPKQQTPTQQQQAQTSAGISQYAQQVIELTNRERARAGLPALKVDAQLSAVAQKKSQDMQQNHYFSHTSPTYGSPFDMMRDSGVTYKAAGENIAKGQRTPQEVVAAWMNSPGHRANILNRQFTHIGVGFEQTGNIWTQMFIGK; this comes from the coding sequence TTGATAAAGAAAGTGACTGGATTTTTCGCAGTTTCTGCCCTAGTAATGGGACTTACAGCGTGTAACATAATGGATAAAGACCGTAATGACAATAATGATAATAAAAACATGAATATTTCCGCTTCGTATACATCAATACCAAGCAACAAATATCCTCATACAAGAGCGGTATTGATCCAAGAAGCAAAATACAAATTCGTTGAAGTGGACCCTAAACAAGCAGCTGAGTGGCAAGCAAGGCTTCAGCAACAATTGAATCAACAAAGAAGACAATACACACTACCACCGAATCAACTGCAAACGCCGACACAATGGCAACAAACTCAACCTAAACAACAGACGCCAACTCAGCAGCAACAAGCGCAAACTTCTGCAGGAATCAGTCAATATGCTCAACAAGTAATTGAATTAACGAACAGAGAAAGAGCTCGAGCAGGTCTTCCTGCTTTAAAAGTGGATGCTCAGCTAAGTGCTGTGGCACAGAAGAAATCACAAGATATGCAACAAAACCATTATTTCTCACATACAAGTCCAACTTATGGTTCTCCTTTTGATATGATGAGGGATTCTGGCGTTACTTACAAAGCAGCAGGGGAAAACATTGCTAAAGGCCAACGTACTCCACAAGAGGTTGTTGCTGCTTGGATGAATAGCCCTGGCCACAGAGCAAACATTTTGAATAGACAGTTTACTCACATTGGAGTAGGTTTTGAGCAAACCGGAAATATTTGGACACAAATGTTCATCGGTAAATAG
- a CDS encoding HesB/IscA family protein: protein MADIITLTEAAAFQIKDMMKEHEEEGAYLRIGVKGGGCSGLSYGMGFEHERHEDDHEFEQHGIKILVDKESAPILQGTVIDYKQSLMGGGFTINNPNAIATCGCGSSFRTATNAGTPEQC from the coding sequence ATGGCTGATATTATTACACTTACAGAAGCAGCTGCGTTTCAAATTAAAGACATGATGAAAGAACATGAGGAGGAAGGAGCATACCTTCGCATTGGAGTGAAAGGCGGCGGCTGCAGCGGTTTATCGTATGGAATGGGATTTGAACATGAACGTCATGAAGACGATCACGAATTTGAACAGCACGGAATTAAAATTCTAGTCGATAAAGAAAGCGCTCCTATTTTACAAGGAACGGTGATTGACTATAAACAATCGTTAATGGGAGGCGGCTTTACGATTAACAATCCGAATGCGATCGCCACATGCGGTTGCGGTTCATCGTTTAGAACAGCAACGAATGCAGGCACGCCGGAACAGTGCTAA
- the dapF gene encoding diaminopimelate epimerase, with the protein MNKFSFTKMHGLGNSYIYVNMFEETIPESLLSSLAVKVSNVNTGIGADGMILICPSEVAPVKMRIFNSDGSEGKNCGNGLRCVAKYAYEHGMVKDRSFFIETLSGLVKAEVTVENGAVTNVTIDMGKPRLKRSEIPMIGLDAERVVAEPFEVDGKQYEITAVSMGNPHVIFYVDDITTAPVTTLGPIVEKDERFPEGVNVEFVEVVNDHELHFRVWERGSGVTQACGTGACAAVVASVLNGKTARNKETVVHLAGGDLIITWTDEGNVRMTGPAETICTGVYYY; encoded by the coding sequence ATGAATAAATTTTCGTTTACAAAAATGCATGGGCTCGGCAATAGTTATATATATGTAAATATGTTTGAAGAAACAATTCCAGAATCATTATTATCGTCCTTAGCGGTGAAAGTATCCAACGTAAATACCGGAATCGGAGCGGATGGCATGATTCTCATTTGCCCGTCAGAAGTAGCTCCGGTAAAAATGCGGATTTTTAATAGCGACGGTTCTGAAGGGAAAAATTGCGGCAATGGCTTGCGTTGTGTCGCAAAATATGCATATGAGCATGGAATGGTAAAAGACCGATCCTTTTTTATTGAAACATTGTCCGGACTCGTGAAGGCAGAGGTTACCGTAGAAAATGGAGCCGTTACAAACGTTACCATTGATATGGGAAAGCCGCGTTTAAAGCGGAGCGAGATCCCGATGATTGGTCTGGATGCGGAACGAGTCGTTGCAGAACCGTTTGAAGTCGATGGAAAACAGTATGAAATTACAGCCGTTTCGATGGGAAACCCTCATGTCATTTTTTACGTGGATGATATCACAACAGCGCCGGTAACGACACTTGGTCCGATTGTGGAAAAGGACGAGCGGTTTCCTGAAGGGGTAAATGTCGAATTCGTCGAGGTGGTAAACGACCATGAACTCCATTTTCGCGTATGGGAGCGCGGCTCTGGAGTGACGCAAGCTTGCGGTACAGGGGCGTGTGCAGCTGTTGTTGCTTCCGTATTAAATGGAAAAACAGCGCGAAATAAAGAAACGGTCGTCCATTTGGCAGGCGGGGATTTAATCATTACATGGACAGATGAGGGAAATGTGCGGATGACAGGACCGGCGGAAACGATTTGTACAGGTGTGTATTACTATTAA
- a CDS encoding YuzB family protein gives MIQPMIEFCISNLASGSQKALEILEKDPNLDIIEYSCLSYCTRCAETLFALVNGEIVTGDTPEQLVENIYRYLEENPMF, from the coding sequence ATGATTCAGCCAATGATTGAGTTTTGCATCAGCAATTTAGCGAGCGGATCGCAAAAAGCGTTAGAAATACTAGAAAAGGATCCTAATTTGGATATTATAGAATACAGCTGTTTAAGCTACTGCACTCGATGTGCGGAAACTCTTTTCGCTTTAGTCAATGGCGAAATCGTAACCGGAGATACTCCTGAACAGCTAGTAGAAAATATTTATCGTTATTTAGAGGAAAATCCGATGTTTTGA